The following coding sequences lie in one Xiphophorus maculatus strain JP 163 A chromosome 4, X_maculatus-5.0-male, whole genome shotgun sequence genomic window:
- the tub gene encoding tubby protein homolog isoform X1 encodes MEGVSSNRSMSYSRWSYDSTLDDEGTNLRQQKLDRQRALLEQKQKKKRQEPLMVQSNVDGRSRARRTKQSEEQAPLVESYLSSNSSTIYHVQDPEREEVKVISDAQLPRSAKKGKASASSTPQTGSEKKERKGKHKAINSPAAQQDDSQIQILTVGHSAAEEGEAEPVMSCTQSQSKQDLRVTMLKKGISSSMNFDEEEDDDDEISSSSSQLNSNTRPGSATSKKSCKEVASAPTPPTNEPAIDVEDLEEFSLRPAPQGVRVKCRITRDKKGMDRGMYPTYYLHLEREDGKKVFLLAGRKRKKSKTSNYLISIDPTDLSRGGESFIGKLRSNLMGTKFTVYDNGLNPMKSTTSLEASNLRQELAAICYETNVLGFKGPRKMSVIIPGMNMDHERVSIRPRNEHESLLARWQNKNTESVIELHNKTPVWNDDTQSYVLNFHGRVTQASVKNFQIIHDNDPDYIVMQFGRVAEDVFTMDYNYPMCALQAFAIALSSFDSKLACE; translated from the exons CGAGCCCTCCTTgaacagaagcagaagaagaaaagacaggAGCCTCTGATGGTCCAGTCCAATGTGGACGGGAGGTCCCGCGCTCGTCGGACCAAACAGAGCGAAGAACAGGCCCCGCTGGTCGAATCGTAcctcagcagcaacagcagcaccaTCTACCATG TGCAAGATCCTGAACGGGAGGAGGTGAAGGTGATTTCGGACGCTCAGTTGCCTCGCTCAGCCAAAAAGGGCAAAGCATCGGCCAGCTCCACTCCGCAGACAGGCAGTGAAAAGAAGGAGAGGAAGGGCAAACACAAAG CGATCAACAGCCCGGCTGCCCAGCAGGACGACAGTCAGATCCAGATCCTGACGGTGGGCCATTCTGCTGCAGAGGAGGGCGAGGCAGAGCCGGTTATGAGCTGCACTCAGTCACAGAGTAAGCAGGACCTTCGTGTCACCATGCTGAAGAAAG GTATTTCCAGCAGTATGAATTTTGATGAAGAAGAGGATGATGACGATGAAATTAGCTCAAGCTCTTCACAGCTCAATAGCAACACAAGACCAGGCTCTGCCACCAGCAAAAAGTCATGCAAG GAGGTGGCCTCAGCACCCACTCCACCAACAAATGAACCTGCCATTGATGTTGAGGATCTGGAGGAGTTTTCTCTGCGACCCGCACCACAGGGTGTCAGAGTAAAATGCAGAATCACCAGGGACAAGAAAGGCATGGACAGAGGAATGTATCCTACCTACTATCTTCACCTGGAGAGGGAGGATGGCAAAAAG GTATTCCTTTTAgctggaaggaaaagaaaaaagagtaAAACTTCAAATTACCTCATCTCCATTGATCCCACTGATCTGTCTCGTGGAGGGGAGAGCTTCATTGGAAAACTGAG GTCAAACCTCATGGGAACTAAGTTTACTGTGTATGACAATGGTCTGAACCCCATGAAGAGCACCACCAGCCTCGAAGCCAGCAATCTTCGCCAAGAACTAGCTGCCATTTGCTAT GAAACCAATGTTTTAGGATTCAAAGGGCCTCGCAAAATGAGCGTCATCATTCCGGGAATGAACATGGACCATGAGAGGGTGTCCATTCGGCCGCGTAAC GAGCATGAGTCATTGTTGGCCAGGTGGCAGAACAAGAACACCGAGAGTGTGATTGAGCTTCACAACAAAACACCTGTGTGGAATGATGACACTCAGTCCTACGTTCTGAACTTCCACGGCAGAGTCACGCAGGCTTCTGTTAAAAACTTTCAAATCATTCATGACAATGACC CTGACTACATTGTGATGCAGTTCGGCCGTGTGGCAGAGGACGTCTTCACAATGGACTATAACTACCCAATGTGTGCGCTGCAAGCCTTTGCCATTGCTCTCTCCAGCTTTGACAGTAAACTTGCCTGTGAATAA
- the tub gene encoding tubby protein homolog isoform X3, whose protein sequence is MSSKHSSDWIPYSTLDDEGTNLRQQKLDRQRALLEQKQKKKRQEPLMVQSNVDGRSRARRTKQSEEQAPLVESYLSSNSSTIYHVQDPEREEVKVISDAQLPRSAKKGKASASSTPQTGSEKKERKGKHKAINSPAAQQDDSQIQILTVGHSAAEEGEAEPVMSCTQSQSKQDLRVTMLKKGISSSMNFDEEEDDDDEISSSSSQLNSNTRPGSATSKKSCKEVASAPTPPTNEPAIDVEDLEEFSLRPAPQGVRVKCRITRDKKGMDRGMYPTYYLHLEREDGKKVFLLAGRKRKKSKTSNYLISIDPTDLSRGGESFIGKLRSNLMGTKFTVYDNGLNPMKSTTSLEASNLRQELAAICYETNVLGFKGPRKMSVIIPGMNMDHERVSIRPRNEHESLLARWQNKNTESVIELHNKTPVWNDDTQSYVLNFHGRVTQASVKNFQIIHDNDPDYIVMQFGRVAEDVFTMDYNYPMCALQAFAIALSSFDSKLACE, encoded by the exons CGAGCCCTCCTTgaacagaagcagaagaagaaaagacaggAGCCTCTGATGGTCCAGTCCAATGTGGACGGGAGGTCCCGCGCTCGTCGGACCAAACAGAGCGAAGAACAGGCCCCGCTGGTCGAATCGTAcctcagcagcaacagcagcaccaTCTACCATG TGCAAGATCCTGAACGGGAGGAGGTGAAGGTGATTTCGGACGCTCAGTTGCCTCGCTCAGCCAAAAAGGGCAAAGCATCGGCCAGCTCCACTCCGCAGACAGGCAGTGAAAAGAAGGAGAGGAAGGGCAAACACAAAG CGATCAACAGCCCGGCTGCCCAGCAGGACGACAGTCAGATCCAGATCCTGACGGTGGGCCATTCTGCTGCAGAGGAGGGCGAGGCAGAGCCGGTTATGAGCTGCACTCAGTCACAGAGTAAGCAGGACCTTCGTGTCACCATGCTGAAGAAAG GTATTTCCAGCAGTATGAATTTTGATGAAGAAGAGGATGATGACGATGAAATTAGCTCAAGCTCTTCACAGCTCAATAGCAACACAAGACCAGGCTCTGCCACCAGCAAAAAGTCATGCAAG GAGGTGGCCTCAGCACCCACTCCACCAACAAATGAACCTGCCATTGATGTTGAGGATCTGGAGGAGTTTTCTCTGCGACCCGCACCACAGGGTGTCAGAGTAAAATGCAGAATCACCAGGGACAAGAAAGGCATGGACAGAGGAATGTATCCTACCTACTATCTTCACCTGGAGAGGGAGGATGGCAAAAAG GTATTCCTTTTAgctggaaggaaaagaaaaaagagtaAAACTTCAAATTACCTCATCTCCATTGATCCCACTGATCTGTCTCGTGGAGGGGAGAGCTTCATTGGAAAACTGAG GTCAAACCTCATGGGAACTAAGTTTACTGTGTATGACAATGGTCTGAACCCCATGAAGAGCACCACCAGCCTCGAAGCCAGCAATCTTCGCCAAGAACTAGCTGCCATTTGCTAT GAAACCAATGTTTTAGGATTCAAAGGGCCTCGCAAAATGAGCGTCATCATTCCGGGAATGAACATGGACCATGAGAGGGTGTCCATTCGGCCGCGTAAC GAGCATGAGTCATTGTTGGCCAGGTGGCAGAACAAGAACACCGAGAGTGTGATTGAGCTTCACAACAAAACACCTGTGTGGAATGATGACACTCAGTCCTACGTTCTGAACTTCCACGGCAGAGTCACGCAGGCTTCTGTTAAAAACTTTCAAATCATTCATGACAATGACC CTGACTACATTGTGATGCAGTTCGGCCGTGTGGCAGAGGACGTCTTCACAATGGACTATAACTACCCAATGTGTGCGCTGCAAGCCTTTGCCATTGCTCTCTCCAGCTTTGACAGTAAACTTGCCTGTGAATAA